The DNA segment cccccccccccccccccccccccccccccccccccccccccccccccccccccccccccccccccccccccccccccccccccccccccccccccccccccccccccccccccccccccccccccccccccccccccccccccccccccccccccccccccccccccccccccccccccccccccccccccccccccccccccccccccccccccccccccccccccccccccccccccccccccccccccccccccccccccccccccccccccccccccccccccccccccccccccccccccccccccccccccccccccccccccccccccccccccccccccccccccccccccccccccccccccccccccccccccccccccccccccccccccccccccccccccccccccccccccccccccccccggcggctGGCGGCGGCGCTGGCGGCCGGGCTGCGGAGCAGGCCGTGCCTGGGGCTCAGCGCTCCGCAGCTCGGGGTGCCGCTCAGGGTGTTCGCCGCAGAGCTGCCGCCCGCCCGCTGCGCCCGGTACCCGCCGGCGCTGCGCCAAGCGCACGGCATCGAGCCCTTCCCGCTCCGCGTCCTCGTCAACCCCGCGCTCCGCGTCCTCGACACCCGACTCGTCACCGGCCCCGAGGGCTGCGCCAGCATCCACGGCTTCTCCGCCTACGTCCCGCGGCACTGGGCCGTTCACGTCTCCGGTACGGACCGACCCACGCCTGCCCCTCCCTCACACGGTCCCCTTCTCTTACGTGGGTCCCGCAGTCTCTCCCGGCTCCCCCCACTCTCACACGGTTCCCTTAATTCTTTGACGGGTTCCCTGTTCTCTCACGGATCCCTCCATTCTCTCACAAATCTCACCACACACAGGTCCCCCACTCTCACACAATCACCCTAGTCTCTCACAGATCCTCTCACTCTCACACGGgtcccccttttttccccttaatcaCCCCCTCAACCCACTGCTACCCCGGTGGCAGGCGTGGACGAGTGCGGGGTGCCGGTGAGCTGGGAGGCGTCGGGCTGGGCCGCCCGGATCATCCAGCACGAGATGGACCACCTGGATGGGATCCTGTACATCGACCGCATGGACCCCCGCACCTTCACCAACGTCagctggatggagctgctggactGACCCCACTTCGCCCACAAGCgcctgccctgcccctggtGAAAGAACCAGcgcagctctgggggctcccACTCAGCTTTATTGCAGCCAATACAGACCTGTGGCCTCAGCGTGCCTCTGGCCCTTCCTGCCCACACTCCCCGGGGCACCGGGAATTCCTTTGAGGGTCTAGTGACAACCTGCTGCCAAggctgtgcaggggaggggCAAAGAGGGGATCCTCCCCTGTGGGGCTTGTGGTCACggtgtgggcagcagctgggcacagcacaggggatggggctgggggcagtgaGGCTGAGCGGAGCCCAGGGACTGCACAGGAGGACATGGGGTGTGGGCTGGCGGGTATCATCAGCTGGTGGCTGCTCCATCCAAGTAGCCCCTGCTGTAGGCACAAATCCCTGTCTGAGATGGTTGGAGTGTGAGGAACCCCCAGCCCCTTGGGACAGGCAGAGGCCTTGGCCCTGGGTCATTGCATTTTGGGGGGTgggaggctgggctgagccccctAATGTGGTCAGAGCCCTTGGGGAgtggctgggcactggctgAAGCTCTCcagattgtttttattttcatataaacaAGACAGAACCCAAAGCAGcattaagttaaaaaataaaaaagagcaggaagaagagTGGGGTGCAGCCAGGGGCGGGACCCAGCTACCCAGGCCATGCTCAGACCCACCCCCGTAGTGCGAGCCCCCCGGGCCGTGTCCCCGCCTGCCGGGCGCTGCAGTGCAGTGGGGCAGGAGTGAGCGATCATGACTCGGTTTGGCAcggctggggagggggggcaCAGCGGGGCCTGCAGCcgccccaaaaccccacaccCCCCATGCCCCCCTCAACCTTCCTGTCCAAAGTCCTCCGTGAATTTCTTCACTTTGAGGAGATCCTCGTCATTGACGGTGGGGCGGGTGGTGGCCAGCGAGCGCAGCATGTCTGACTGCAATACAAGTGGGTGGGCACGTGGCTCAGACCAGGCAAGGGCACAGGATAGGAACCCCCATGGCAGTAGGGTACCTTtgccccatggcagcagcactgactaCAAGTCAGTGGGCACACCCAAGGCCCTTTCCTGTCACCCAGCCatcctctgcagggctcaggacTTCAGGGGGGTAAACTGGGGGTTTGTGTCCACCCCCaggagccacagccctgcctggccgTTGGATGGAGGATGAACAGGGAAGTGGCCAGGCCAAAGCTGCAAAGAAGACACTTACCATGCAGACAATGGGCTCCATCAGCTTGTCACTGGGCACCTCCATCCAGGTCATCTCCATGGCCCCAGGGTCACCGGGCGAGCATGGAGTCAGGAGATCATCCACGAGGGCACCGGGCGTCGTGCGGGAGGGGCCGCGCACCTGCGCAGAGCCAGTgggtggggagggcagcagccACAAATCCCACCCTTCCCCAGGACCACCCTGGGCCGTGGCAGCCTCCGCTCACCTTCTTGAAGTGCGTGGCCGACTGCACCTTGCGCACGGGCTGCATCAGGGCGTCCCTCACGATGATGCTGATGTCGGCCCCCGAGTAGCGCTCGGTCTTGCGCGCGAGCTCCTGGATGTTGGCGTCCGTCAGGGAGTGCGGCGTGTTCCCCAGGTGCAGCCGGAACATCTGGGCCCGCGCCGCCTCGTCGGGCAAGGCGATGTAGATCCTCTTCTCGAACCTGGGGGCGCCAGGGGTGAGCCCcaattccagccctgctggggggctggcacagggggctGTGTGTGGGGCTCACCTTCTCCTGATGGCCGAGTCCAGCACCCAGGGGATGTTGGTGGCACCCAGTACCAGGATCCCGTCGCTGCTGTTCCCCACGCCTGCAGTCAGATGGCTCAGAACAGGCTCCAGGGATTCTCTGAatgcccaggctctgcctgctcccccccatccctgggacGGGCCCCCACCCACCTTGCATCTGCACCAGGAACTCGGTCTTGATGCGCCGCGCCGCCTCACTCTCGTTCTCGTTGCGGGAGCCACACAGCGAGTCCACCTCATCAATGAAGATGATGGAGGGTTTGTGCTGCCTCGCCAGCTCAAACAGGTTCTTCACCAGCCTAGGAACAAAGCAGGGGATGGGGTCCCCGCTCAGAGACCCTCCTCAGCACCACCATGGCAGCCCCATGTTCCTCCCATCCTGGGAACCCCATGCTGGCAGCAAGGGAAGTGCCacaccaggggctgtggggcccTTCAGGGgctgtgctctctcctgggaccctgctggggaTTAAAGTCTAATTATAGGGTATCAGAAATTAATAATGTAGAGTTAAGTTTAATTATGACTTGCTCACAGCTTGGCAGGGGTGAGCCCTCCTCCAAGCTCACTGTAAGTGAGCTGTAAATTAATTCTGAGCATGGATAGATGGGAAACCTTCAGATAAGAGCTGCAACTCTGGAGAGccccaaagctgctcccaaAGCTGGAGCGTGAGAGCAGTTAATTAAGACAAGGAGACAGAATCCAGTTAAGCATTAGAAGACCCCAGCTTAAAGTTGCTGTTGGACTAAGAGATCTGTAAAAATGGCAGGCACAGGCCGTGAGGGAAGAGAACGGAGATTACTTTGCTCAGACTCCCTCTCTGAACGTGCCAGCTCCCAGTTCTTTCCCAGCCCTGTTACGAGGGTTCCCTGGTTCTGGtggcccctgccccagcctggacagccagagcaccaggagccaggctgtggccacatccctgctgccaaCTTACTTCTCACTCTCCCCCAGCCACTTCGACATCAGGTCAgaggatgacacagagaagaaggtgGAGTTGTTGGCCTCGGTGGCCACAGCCTTGGCCAGGTAGGACTTGCCGGTGCCAGGTGGCCCGAAGAGCAGGATCCCGCGCCAGGGCGTGCGCTTCCCTGCGGCAGAGAACGGGGTCAGGCCTCCCCATCCCTGCGCCCAGATCCGTGCGGAGAGCACCCAGGGAGGGCTcacctcctgcacagccccctcCCACTGCCACGGCCTCACCTGTGAACAGGTGTGGGAACTTGATGGGCAGGATCACGGCCTCCTTCAGGGCTTCCTtggctgcctccagcccagccacgTCACTCCACCGCACGTTGGGCTTCTCCATCATGATGGCACCTGTGAGGGTGTGACTCTGCTCACATGGCCCCACAGAGATGGGCACGGAGAGCAGTGAGAGCCAgttcccatccccacccccaATGCCACCtcccctcagcactgcagctggtgAGAGCCAgttcccatccccacccccaATGCCACCTCCCCTGGGGTGAGCAGGCCACAAGAATGCACCCCTGGGCCCCAGTCCCACAGCCTGTCTCtctccccacagccacccctcaACAGGGCTGTCAGTGAATCCCTCCCCAACCCCAGAGGGTCGAACCCACCACAGCCTCTCAcccatcagctgctcctgcagcttcttctTCTCAGGGTTCTCGCCCTCGCTGTCACTGTcactcctggggacaggggacagggtTCAGGAGTGGCACTGGCACCGGTGTGGCAAGGTGGAGGATCCCTCACCCCCCTCGTCCCCCACGCACCCCTTGTTATCATTCTGTGCTTCCCTGACAGGCCTCTTGCCGTGCCTGTCCTTGCTCCGCAGGTACTCCTTCAGCTTCTCCGCCCGGTCCAGGTACTGCATGCACTTGGCCCTGATGCTCTCCTTGGCCTTGTCGTTGTGAGCCTCATCTGCAGGGACCGCAGGTGTCACCCGGAGCGCCCCGAGCCCGGCGCCGCCCGCGCCCCCGGCCGGACTCACATTTGATGGCGTGCAGGAAGTACTCCACGGCGTGCTGGTACAGCCGCAGCGCCTCCTCGTAGTTCTTGGCCTTGTCCTCCTCGGTGGCTTTGGTGACCAGGTCGATGGCTTTCTGCGAGGGGGGGAGCGCCGTGAGCACCGGGGCCCGGCGGAGCCCCTCCCCTCCGCccgcggccgggccgggcccgcccccccccccccccccccccccccccccccccccccccccccccccccccccccccccccccccccccccccccccccccccccccccccccccccccccccccccccccccccccccccccccccccccccccccccccccccccccccccccccccccccccccccccccccccccccccccccccccccccccccccccccccccccccccccccccccccccccccccccccccccccccccccccccccccccccccccccccccccccccccccccccccccccccccccccccccccccccccccccccccccccccccccccccccccccccccccccccccccccccccccccccccccccccccccccccccccccccccccccccccccccccccccccccccccccccccccccccccccccccccccccccccccccccccccccccccccccccccccccccccccccccccccccccccccccccccccccccccccccccccccccccccccccccccccccccccccccccccccccccccccccccccccccccccccccccccccccccccccccccccccccccccccccccccccccccccccccccccccccccccccccccccccccccccccccccccccccccccccccccccccccccccccccccccccccccccccccccccccccccccccccccccgccgagGGGCGGGGCCGCGACCCCGCCCACGGACGGGCGTGTCTTACGTAGCCACgcccatttaaaaatataatgtattCATGGGGCGTGGTCTCACGTGTACGTGCTTATTTGCATATGCAATGTCTTGTGGGCGTGGTTTCACATAGCCACACCCATTGAGGCCCCGCCCTGCGTGCCCCGAGTGCGCGcgaacaccccaaaaacacgtgataggtgtgtgtgtgtgtgtgtgtgtgtgtgtgtgtcggTGGCGGCGACTGCGGCTGCGCCCGGCCGCGCGCCCCCTGCCGGCACCGGCGGAACCGCGCCGAGGGGCGGGGCCGCGACCCCGCCCACCGACGGGCGTGTCTTACGTAGCCACGCCCATTCAAATATAATGTATTCGTAGGGGCGTGGTCTCGCGTGGGCGTGTTTATTTGCATATGCTATGTCTCGCCGAGGGGCGGGGCCGCGACCCCGCCCACGGACGGGCGTGTCTTACGTAGCCACgcccatttaaaaatataatgtattCATGGGGCGTGGTCTCACGTGTACGTGCTTATTTGCATATGCAATGTCTTGTGGGCGTGGTTTCACATAGCCACACCCATTGAGGCCCCGCCCTGCGTGCCCCGAGTGCGCGcgaacaccccaaaaacacgtgataggtgtgtgtgtgtgtgtgtgtgtgtgtgtgtgtgtgtgtgtgtgtgtgtgtgtgtgtgtgtgtgtgtgtgtgtgtgtgtgtgtgtgtgtgtgtgtgtgtgtgtgtgtgtgtgtgtgtgtgtgtgtgtgtgtgtgtgtgtgtgtgtgtgtgtgtgtgtgtgtgtgtgtgtgtgtgtgtgtgtgtgtgtgtgtgtgtgtgtgtgtgtgtgtgtgtgtgtgtgtgtgtgtgtgtgtgtgtgtgtgtgtgtgtgtgtgtgtgtgtgtgtgtgtgtgtgtgtgtgtgtgtgtgtgtgtgtgtgtgtgtgtgtgtgtgtgtgtgtgtgtgtgtgtgtgtgtgtgtgtgtgtgtgtgtgtgtgtgtgtgtgtgtgtgtgtgtgtgtgtgtgtgtgtgtgtgtgtgtgtgtgtgtgtgtgtgtgtgtgtgtgtgtgtgtgtgtgtgtgtgtgtgtgtgtgtgtgtgtgtgtgtgtgtgtgtgtgtgtgtgtgtgtgtgtgtgtgtgtgtgtgtgtgtgtgtgtgtgtgtgtgtgtgtgtgtgtgtgtgtgtgtgtgtgtgtgtgtgtgtgtgtgtgtgtgtgtgtgtgtgtgtgtgtgtgtgtgtgtgtgtgtgtgtgtgtgtgtgtgtgtgtgtgtgtgtgtgtgtgtgtgtgtgtgtgtgtgtgtgtgtgtgtgtgtgtgtgtgtgtgtgtgtgtgtgtgtgtgtgtgtgtgtgtgtgtgtgtgtgtgtgtgtgtgtgtgtgtgtgtgtgtgtgtgtgtgtgtgtgtgtgtgtgtgtgtgtgtgtgtgtgtgtgtgtgtgtgtgtgtgtgtgtgtgtgtgtgtgtgtgtgtgtgtgtgtgtgtgtgtgtgtgtgtgtgtgtgtgtgtgtgtgtgtgtgtgctgtccCCGCCTGTCCCACAGCTGAACTGGCCCCGCTGCTCCTGCCCCCTCAGAAATCCCCATACAGACCCCACCCCAGCTTCCCCAGAGACCCCCCAGTCCCTCCATCATCCCAGAGACTCCCCCAGTCTCCCCAGCTTCCCCAGAGATCCCCCCATTCCTTCCCGAGACCCTCATTCCTCCCACCATCCCCACGCCAGACTCACTGAGACACGGAGCCCCTGGAAAAGGCAATCTGATATAAATAGCGATTTacaaagaatacaaaaataGAAAGGGGGGGCAGCACCCCGAGCCAGCACCCCACAGGACCCCAGAGCATCCcgggccagcacagcccccccgAAGCAGAGCACCGTGCGGCAGTTTGGCCGGGGGGCACTGGGCTTCCAGAAGGAGGGGGAGCCCTGCAGGCCCGTCCCACTATGGCCCTCGCTGGGCCCCCCGACCCCCAGGGTGTGGGAGCTGCCCCCAAGGGGAGGGGAAGTACAAAAAGCGAAAAGTGCATCGATCTACGTGTCCTGCCCCGgtggaggggcacagggacagccccggccCAGGGCAGAGACACGGCGTTTGTTCAGCCTTTGGGAGACTAGGGGGTCACTACTGGGGGGCATGGGGGAGAACCCTGGGCCAGAGCACCCCCTTTGCACCCCTGAGCGCCCTCTATAAGACAAATGTGTCcccccagcctgagcagggcttggagaCCCTGTCATGCAGCAAGGGGGggatcccacagccccagccctgtcccatgTGGGGACAACGTGACCTCTTTGGGGGAAGCCCCAAGGCAGGGGGACACTGGCTCCCCTAGACATGAGTTGAGGGCACCAGGGATCCCCCAAAAAGAGAGGGACCGAGCTGGCCCCGCTCCAAGGCACAGGCGGTGAGATCAGTGATGGCTTCAGCCCCGGGGGGATTAAAGCTGGTGTGTGTACCCCGAGCCCCCCGGGGCACTGGGGGGCCGGGAGcgctgctgtggggcaggaggggctcaCCCCCCGCATTCCAGGCTGGTCTCAGGGCagcaatcccagccccagcaaggCACCGATGGGGCAGCAGAGGTTGGGGGGCCCTCTGTGACCCCCAGCTGGTTGGTGACAGGGCGAGGGGGCCGGGGCACCTATGCCAGCAGCCCCATGCGGGTGACTTTGGCCGAGAGGAAGGTGTGCAGCACGAAGACGATGGGCTTGGGGCAGGAGTGCAGGTCCAGCGCCTGGGGGGGAGATGGAGAGTGGTGTCAGCCACCCCCACATCCCACTGCAGACACTGgggactgcagggctgggggttcCAATCAGCCAAACCCAGTGAGTCTGggcagctgggatgctgcagggatggggaaaagcAGGGGGAAGCAGGAGAAACCCCAAACCAGGGAGTGAACCCAGCTGCCCCCTCCTCACCAGCTCCCCCTCAGGGCCCCCGAAATCCAGGTAGAGGGTCCTGATGCCGTCATCCGCAGACATCTTCAGCCGCTCGTAGGGGTAGCGGAACAGGACGCTGGAGCCTGGCTCGTCCCGGGAGATGGTGAAGCCGCCCTCGTAGTGGATGGAGAGCTGGACCTCCTGCCCGCCCAGCGTGCAGCCTGcgggcacagctgctgtcagccctCCCTGGAGGGGTCAGGGGGCAGCCAGGGGCTCCCGGCACCGCGGCACTCACCCACTGTCACCTCCTTGATGAGCTCGGCGGCGGCGTGGCAGCCCTGCACCAGGACACGCGTCCAGGCAGACAGGTCCCGGTGGGTCTCCACGCGGAACACGTGCATCTCCACGCCCTGGCGGGAGCCCGTCCGCGTGGCGAACGTCAGCTCCGAGCCCAGCGCGGGCGAGCGGCGCCCGGAG comes from the Ficedula albicollis isolate OC2 chromosome 11, FicAlb1.5, whole genome shotgun sequence genome and includes:
- the VPS4A gene encoding vacuolar protein sorting-associated protein 4A yields the protein MPPSSDPLVSQSSHTLGVGGPSEGHSGTGLQGSPSFWKPSAPRPNCRTVLCFGGAVLGLRRAPVLTALPPSQKAIDLVTKATEEDKAKNYEEALRLYQHAVEYFLHAIKYEAHNDKAKESIRAKCMQYLDRAEKLKEYLRSKDRHGKRPVREAQNDNKGSDSDSEGENPEKKKLQEQLMGAIMMEKPNVRWSDVAGLEAAKEALKEAVILPIKFPHLFTGKRTPWRGILLFGPPGTGKSYLAKAVATEANNSTFFSVSSSDLMSKWLGESEKLVKNLFELARQHKPSIIFIDEVDSLCGSRNENESEAARRIKTEFLVQMQGVGNSSDGILVLGATNIPWVLDSAIRRRFEKRIYIALPDEAARAQMFRLHLGNTPHSLTDANIQELARKTERYSGADISIIVRDALMQPVRKVQSATHFKKVRGPSRTTPGALVDDLLTPCSPGDPGAMEMTWMEVPSDKLMEPIVCMSDMLRSLATTRPTVNDEDLLKVKKFTEDFGQEG